AGTTTAGGTCCACATCCCGGACCAGGCGTTCAATTTCCTTCTCCATTTCACCGGAAATCTTGAAACCATCTGCACCAAAAATCTTAATACCGTTATCGAAATAAGCATTATGAGACGCTGAAATGACCACGCCAGCATCAGCCCTCATGTTGCGAGCCAAAAAACCAATCCCGGGTGTCGGCAGAGGACCTACCAATTGGGTCCACACACCCATGCTATTAAGACCAGCGGACAATGCCTGCTCCACCATATAACCACTCAAGCGGGTGTCTTTACCAATCATCACCATGCGATGTTTAACTCGACGACTGCTCGGCTGCTGGCGCAAAACATAGCCAAGGGCCTGCCCGACCCGGAGCACGATGTCCGGAGTCATGGGGAATCGATTGGCGGTTCCTCGAATTCCATCCGTTCCGAAAAGGCTCATGTCTCCGGAGGCTGAGGCCGTCTTTTCCTTCTTGCCTTCGCCTGCCAATTTGCCCGTACCATTGCCCTTGGTTGACTTGCCCATTATTGACCTGTCCTTCCCTTACGAGGGTTCTCCCTGAGTTGCACGACAATTGTTTTAGGAGAAACTGAGATCACTTTCAAGCCTACTGGCAAATCCATATTGCTGTTTTTTAAGTTTATCCGGTGCTTCCCGGGGTCACTATCAAACAAATCCACCGTATAGGACTGGTCACTCTGGGCAAACTTCTTGAGCACCATTCTTGGCCCCGAGAGCTGCACCCTCACCTTCTTGCGGATCTGGTTGGTAATAACATGGTTGGGGCGAACCAAGATCTCCAGGTCCATGTCCTTGTTGACCACGGAGTTTTTGCGCCCCAGGATGGTGACCCACAGAACCAGTGTCACAAAAAGGGCGACGATCTTGTAGCTCGTGTCTTCGCCGATGTGCTTTTTGATTTTGCCTTTGACCGGACCAATCATGCCAGGCTCCGCTCAACTCGCAGTTTTAGGCCAAAACTGTCATAGAGCATTTGTCTGACGGCGGCGTGGTCCAACTCCGGCTGTAGCTGGCCACCATGGACCACACCTACGGACTTGTTTTCCTCACTCACCACCAACACCAGGGCATCGGTTTCTTCAGTCAAACCAATCGCCGCCCGATGACGGGTCCCCAAATTTCGATCCAACACCGGATTTTTACTCAAAGGCAAAAAACAGCCTGCCGAATAGAGCCGACCTTCGCGCACCACCAGAGCCCCATCATGAAGCGGGCTCGCTGGGTGAAAGAGCGACGTGATGGTCTCGCTGTTGACGATAGCATCCAGCTTGGTGCCCATTTCCACAAAGTAATCTAGAGCAATCTCCCTTTCGATGACGATCAGAGCACCGTAGCCCTTTTGCGCGAGAAGTATGACTGCCTTTGCCAGCTCCTCCACAATGTGAGTCTCTTCAAGCCGACTAGCTCCAGATAGAAAAGGGTTGGAGCCAATCTGGGCCAGAGCCTGACGAATCTCCGTCTGAAAAAGAATAACGACAATCAAAAAGAGATTGGAGAAGAACTTCTCAAGAAGCCAATTGAAGGTCATCAGCTCAAGCCAGATACTCACCAGATAGGCAATGGCCAAGATCCCCAGGCCACTGAGAATCTGTACGGCGCCAGAGCGCTTGGTGAGATGGAGAACTCTGTAGACCACCACCCAGACGAGAAACAGATCCACCAAATCCATCAGGCGGAGCTGAGAGAAAATCATCATGATGTTGTCTACAAAATTTTGAAGAATGGGCACTGCCTTACTACGCGGTTACTGGACCCGGATTTCCGACCGGGTCACGGTCGTCATCTTCCTCTTTGGCCTTTTCTTCCTCGACCAATTTCTTCTTTGCTTCTTCCTCTTCGGCAGCTTTGCGCTCCTGAACCAGCTTTTCCTGCTTCATTCCGCGCCTTTCATTGATTTCTTGTAGGCCTCCGCCTTTAACAATGATCTCGACCTCTTCCCCGTCAATGGTCTCGTGCTCCAAGAGAGCCTCTGCCATGCGATGAAGAACATCGATGTTGTCATTCAGAACCTTCTTGGCCAACTCGTAGCCTTCCATCACCAGGCGGTAGACCTCTTTGTCGATCTCCTCAGCCTTAGCATCGGAGTAGTCCCTCTGCTGCGAGGACTGCATACCCAAGAAAACTGGACCTTCTCGTCTCTCCAGGGCCAACGGACCCAGCTTCGAACTCATCCCCCACTCACAGACCATTCGTCGAGCTAGCTCTGTAGCTCTTTCAATGTCATTTCCAGCTCCCGTGGTATAGTCCTGAAAGACCAATTCTTCAGCAGCTCGACCTCCAAACAAAAACGCAATCATGGACTCAGCCTTCTTTTTGGAAAGATTCAACTGATCTTCCTCAGGAAGAGTCTGGGTCAAGCCAAGGGCCATTCCCCGAGGGATAATGGTGACTTTGTGAATGGGATCCAGATCAGGAACCTTTTTCCCCACCAAAGTATGGCCGGCTTCATGGTAGGCGGTGATCTTTCGGTCTTTCTCACTGATCACCATCGACTTACGCTCGGAGCCCATCATCACTTTGTCTTTAGCCTTCTCAAAATCCTCTTGTTCAATCTTGGGCTTATTTTCACGAGCTGCCTGCAATGCGGCCTCATTGACGAGGTTTTCCAGGTCCGCACCCGAGAATCCGGGGGTACCACGTGCAATGCGATCCAGATTCACTTCAGCCGACAATGGTGTCTTGCGGGTATGTACTTCAAGGATCTTTCGACGACCTTTGAGATCAGGCTTATTCACCACCACTCGGCGATCAAATCGTCCCGGACGCAACAGGGCTGGATCCAAAACATCGGGCCGATTGGTGGCAGCAATCAGAATCACGCCTTCGTTACTTTCAAATCCATCCATCTCGACAAGAAGCTGGTTCAGTGTTTGTTCGCGCTCATCATGACCTCCACCCATTCCGGCACCCCGATGGCGTCCGACGGCGTCAATCTCATCGATAAAAATCAAGCAGGGGGCATTTTTCTTTCCTTGTTCAAACAGATCGCGCACACGACTGGCACCCACACCGACAAACATTTCCACAAAGTCCGAACCCGAAATAGTGAAGAAGGGAACATTGGCTTCACCAGCGACGGCACGACCCAAAAGAGTTTTTCCCGTTCCAGGAGGGCCCACCAGCAGAACGCCTTTGGGAATACGTCCGCCCAAGCGGGTGAACTTTTTAGGCTCTTTCAAAAATGCCACAATCTCCTGCAAATCCTCTTTGGCCTCTTCCACGCCTGCCACATCTTTGAAAGTCACCTTGTTTTTGTTTTCCGTCAAAAGCCGAGCCCGGCTTTTGCCAAAACTCATGGCCTTGCCACCTCCGACCTGGATTTGACGCATGAAGAACATGAACATTCCGATGATGATTATCAAAGGAAGCCAATTCAAAAACACGGATGTCATCAGGGAATTGTCGGAACCTATATACTTGGGGGTAATACCATTCTCGCGAACAATTTTGAAACCTTCGGAGTCAGTATTACCCAAAATCTGAAAGTGACGCCCAGAGTATTTGTCTTTGTACTCGGTGCGCACATCGCCTTCAATTTCACCGGTGTCTTTGTTGAAGGTGACCGACTCAATCTCACCGGCTTCAAGGGCTTTGAGAAACTTAGGATAATCAAAATCGCGAATCAGAGTATGGCGTTGGGCCTCGTACATTTGAAACAACAAGATCGCAACAACGATGAGCATTGCCCAAAGAGCCATGGTTTTTTGAGGTGAACGCATTCTGATTTATCCTTTCGCAAATTCCCGAAAAAGCCTCAATTTAGAATACCATCCGCACTCTGAGGCCTCAATTGATTCCTGGCTCGCCTTCGGGCCGGAAGGCTCTGATTTGCTCCGCATTAACAAACCAGTCCCACTTCAATACTGTAAACCTGAGTTCACGCCGTGAACTGTCAAGACGTTTGATAATTTCTTCCACATGACTTTGGCCGTAACCTTTGACTCCCAGTCGACGCAGGTAAGAGGCGATGGTTCTTTTCTTCTGTTCACGAGTCATCTCCAGGTACTTTCGTCGGTCCAGCACCCGAACTCCCATCTCCGACTCTCCCAGATCATCCTCACCCTCATTGGCAATTAGCTCAAGTGACCGCGCCAGGGTGGCAACAGCGGAACGACGTCTCTTCTCCAAAGCCGGCAACCACTCGTGGCGCAGCCAATTGCGCAGGGGATCTACCTGCTGATTACTGGGATCCTCGACCCAAGTCAGCGAACAAGACTTGCCATATTCACTCACTTGCTGACGAGAGAGGCCAATCAAGGGGCGCAACAAAATTCCGTCACAGAGCCCCATGGCTCTCAGGCCCTTCAGCCCTGATCCCCTTATAAGGCGTATCATTCGCGTCTCCAAGAGATCGTCCTGGTGGTGCGCGGTGAGAGTGAAGGTTCTTTGTCCCTTCTGCGCTTGCAGCTCGCTTCTCCAAGTTTCCAAGAGGCCGTGGCGAAAATCCCTGAGCTCATCTTCGGATTTGAGAGGGGACCGTGGGGAGACCAGCCACTTCATGCGCCAACTTTTGCTGTGCCAATTGTGAGGACAGACATTGGAGTACAGCCTGAGTCCTAGCCGTTGACTCTCTCGGGCCACCAACTCCCAAGCCTGGCGGCGAAAGCGACCCTTTTTTCCTCCCGCAGGCCCATGGTGGACGTGGGCCACGGCCAGTTCCACTTTAAGAACGGCACTCACCCGAGTCATGAGATGGAGTAAGGTCATAGAGTCGCGACCACCGGACACCGCCAAAAGCAAAACGGCCCCATTGAGTTCCAAGGGCCGTAGCTGTCGAATCACCTGATGTTCAAAGGCGTTGAGAGAAGTTTTTTTCTTTAATAATACAGTCGCCATCCTTCAACAAAACACCCGCCGGGTTTGCAAATCACCGACTGCGGGGCGCCTCCTCGCAAATGAATTTCCCAGCCCTTATCACGGCAGTTGTTATCAATACAAGTCAGGCGAGCTGTGGTTCCGTTGACCTGACGTACTGTCCATCCATAGGTCAAACAATCGGATTCACCTTCCTGACCCTGGTGACAGGTGGCCCAAGCGAGCACGCGACCATTGAGATCCACGGCTTCCCAGCCCTCGACCCAACAGCCTCCACCGAGACAACGGTTAAGATAGGTCTGACCACTAAAGCCGGTTTCGTACCAACCCTTGTTGCGGCAATCAAAATCAACACACTCGACGGATGCCCTGGCCAGACTCTTGGTGTCGCGCATTCGCCAGCCTTCGGTGAAGCAATCCTGAGCCACACAGCTCACATCAATTGACGCCTGTGCTGACCAGGCGGTGAGCAAAAATACCAGCCATGTCGTTATCCGCAAAACATTCATGTGTCCCCTCCCTGAGTCCATCTTTTCCCCATCCTAACGTCCACCCACAGGGGCTTCCAGGGAAATCCCCGACTAGATCAATGCGTTATTGAGGGCTTTTGCGGGAAGAAAGACCCTGGCGCCTTCTGGTGTTCCCTCATTCATCACTTTAGGCAGCTGTCAGCAATTCTCGTCACTACCCATCTGGGGACCACAAACAGGCTCCGCCGGGTCTGGTAAATACTTGATTTTACGGGTTAATATCTACTGTTCTTGGCCCTGGAATTGCTCTTCCCAATATTAGGATGAAAAAGCCTCTTGCTCTTCTATTCCGACTTTTAATTATTTTGCCCCTTATGGTGGCCGGGCCGGCCTTTGCCTCAGAAAAGCAAGAAGCCGTGAACCAACTGATGTCCCTCAAGCAAGACAATCACAGAAAACTACGAGAAGTGGATACCCGAGTGCGAAGTCTCCTCAACACCCACAAGGAAATGGACCTGGAAGAGGCCGCCACCAGCAGTAAAGCCAGCCGGGCCTTCAAGGCCTTTGAAGGCGAAATGGAAGTGCTCATGGCCCAACGCAAAGAGCGGATTCTGCGCCAAGACTTTCTCGATCGCTTGCTCTTCCAAATCGACAGCAAATATGGCGGGGGGGATTTGCGTGATTTCCTGCAGAATACCCTTCTCGAAATGTCTCTCACCGAGGCCACCTCCCCTGCAGGAGAATCCCCCTTGTGGCGATTTCTCACTTACCTGAGCTTGGCCATTAAGACTCTACCCGAGAGGAACGAAAATATTCTGTCCTTTGTCGAAGGCTACATGGAGTTTTCGACCTTATCCCACCCGGTGCGACCAGACCAATTCGTGAGTCTTCGCCATTATACCAATGGGGCCACCAGTCTGCCCGGGCGTCCTGTCGACAAGGCTGAGGTGGGTGATGCGGTTGAAGCAAAACTGCTGCGCCTGGAAAAACAAAAAGTCCTTGAGCAGGCGACAAAAAAGTTTGAGGAACGACAGCCCTTGTTGAAATCCCCGACTCTCAAGGCCGATGTCCCAGAGCCGGAAAAGGAAAATCCTGAACTCACTCCCCACCCAGAGGAACAACCGGATGTGGAAATGCGCTACCGGTTGAGCGAGGAGTTTCAACTCATGCCCCAGGCGGGAGAGAAGTCGCCTCCCTCCGAAGTGGGGAACTTACCGCCAACTGGTCTGCCTGAAAAGTTCGCTCCTCAGGGCGCGGCTGATGAACTCAAGGTCGAATTGATCCCTAAAAAGGGGGTTGAGATTCCCAGCCAAAAGGAGCCCAAGGCTTCTGGCACAGGGCTGCGCTAGCTCCAGCAATATTCACTTAATAGGGTTGGCTGAAGGTCTGCCAAAAGGACTGAAGCATCGACACAAAAAGAAACAGAGTCAGACAGGACCACGCGAGGATCTTGTAGGCTCTTTCCACCCGCCGGGCCCGGCGGGAAAACACCTGATGACCTCCAGGTAAAGCTATGGCCATGGAAATGGACTTCATCAAAAATCGTGCGGAAACGCAGAAGAGAACCACTGAAAAGAGACAAAGCAATCCATTAACCATGTCTCATAAATCGACATCCCAGCCCATCGCCTTGAGTCCAGTTCTCCTCAGGGCCACTCTACACACCGCAGGCTAAGTGATTGCCGCATTGACCCAGACGCCTGGCCCACGTAAAACTTGTTGAAGAGCAAACATCACTTCTGACTGTAACTTCTTAGTACGCGAGGCGTAGTTCCTGATGGACAAGTCCCATCCAGCCCAAACCAAGGACGAGGACAGCTGGGGTCAGTTGATGGCTCAGGCTCAGGCTGGAAGCAGTCAGCACTTCGTGCAGCTGCTTCAGGAAGTTTCAGAATTCATTCGTCCTTTCTTGGTGAAGCGGATGGGAGGTATGGACCAGGCAGAGGATGTTCTTCAGGAAGTCCTCCTCACCCTTCACCGGGCCCGCCATACCTATGATCCGGATCGCCCCTTCAAACCCTGGCTGTACGCCGTTGCTAACAGCCGGGTCATGGAGTTTTGGCGAAAACACAAGCGACGGGAGGAATACGAAAGCCCTCTCATCGACGAACAAGCGGAGATGCTGGTGGCTGAAGAAGAAATCTCCCGTTTTGAGGTGGACACACTCAAGAAGGCCCTAGGGGGTCTTTCTGATTCTCAACAGGAGATTATTCGACTTTTGAAAATTGAAGGCCATAGTGTTAAAGAGGTGGCGGAGATGCTCTCCATGTCCGAGGCAGCGGTAAAAGTTGCAGCCCATCGAGGCTACAAAAAGATATTTGAGGCATTCCATCATGGCAGATAAAATCTCCACCAATGACCTTATCAACCAGCTGAGCTTGGATCTCACGGAGGTGACTCCACCCAAACCTATTTGGTGGACGGTGGGACAGTGGCTGATCCTTTGCCTGTTTGTCGCCATCGTCGCCAACACTCTGATGGGCTACGACCCACAAGTGTGGCAGGCACTGATGAGCCCCCTGTTCCTGCTCAAACAACTCGTCCTTCTTGCCGCCTCCGCCATATCGGTTTATGGAGCCATCAGTATTTCTCTTCCTGGCCAGGAGAAGTCTTGGCCCCGTGCCTGGGCGGTAGGCCTTTCGGTTTTTTGGCTTGTGTTTCTCTTGTTTTTTCTCGGACGCGACATTGCCGAGAGAGGGACTGACAGCCTTTTCTTTCACTGGGGAATGTTCTGCGTGAAATGGATCCTCATCACGGCCCTTCCTCTTGGGGTTTTCTTAATCTTGCGGGTACGAGCCGGCTACCCCCTGCATCGTGGTTGGGCTGGATTTCTCACTTTGACGGCGGCAGGAACCTTTTCCGGCTTTGCTCTTCAATTTCATTGTTTTGGCGACCCCTTCCACTCCCTCCTGTGGCACCTGGTTCCCGTCTATCTCATTGGTGGGAGCGGAATACTGGTTGGGCAATTTCTCCTGCGTTCCAAGTAAACAACTAACGCCGTAAATTGCGACAAGTCCGATCAAGTGCGGAATTGGCACTCTTCAATGGACAGTTTTGATCGCTAGGGGCGGGATCTCCATTCGACAAAGGATTACCATTGACCCACAGACCAGTGAGATTTTTCAGCCCTGCCAAAGGTGAATAGTTCTCAATGAGGTTAAAGGTCAGAACCATTCGTTGAAGCCCAATAAAGCCATGGGAAGCCTGGCGAAAGACCTCTAGCGTCTCAACCCCATTACCACTAGCTTCCAAACGCTTGAGATCTTTCATCCCTGCACACAGGCCAAGGTCCTTGATTCCCGTTTTGTTCATCGACAACAGGGTCAGACCGGTCAGATTGCGCAAAAGTTCCTGCCCGGATTCTATCCTATTGTCGCTCACCCGCAGTTCGCGCAAGTACGCACCCTTGAACCCCTGGAGAAACTCAAGACCGTCCAAACGGTTCGCAGATACATCTAATTGAACCAATCTCTCCAAGTTCTTAAGAAGAGGCATCTGGCGAATGCCATTGGTCGCTAGATTCAAAATCATGAGATTCTTCAACTCTTCGATTCCACTCACATGTTCCAGTTGATTGCCCGAAGCATGAAGGGTCTGCAGGCTTCTTAGCTGGAGAGCTGGTCCAAGTTCCGACAGAGAATTGCCTCTGACGTCCAGCTCTGTCAGCTTGCTGAAGCCGCCCAAAAAACTGAGGTTCTTAAGCCCAGAATTACTGATTGTTAAGGACTCAAGACTCCCAGAAAGCCCTCTTAGCGCCTCGTGCCGGCGCAAGATTGACGAGTTGATCTTAAGCTTCTTGATTTCAGGAGCAAGGGCCAAATCATCTAGGCCCAACTCGTCCAAGTCTTTGCGCCCGCTCAACTCAAGTGAATGCAGGCGCGGCAAGGTCGTCAATGGCAACAGGGAATCCAATGTGGCGTTCTCATCGAATTCAAGATGTGTTACTTCGCTCAAAAGTTCTTCCACTCGCCCACAGTTAAGAAATAAGTCCCGCTCTGATTCATCGGACCCCTTGCGCTTACTTGCCTCCAACACCAGAGTGCGCGCGGTCAGCCAGCCCTTTTCATCCAAAGCCGTATTGGCGCACCAATCAACAAACGACTTCTTCTGCCCGTAACCAATGTGCCGTTTCTTCTGTGACCTCGTATTCCAAGAGCTGCGAGGAAGTTGGGTGCCAAAGGTGGCCTCGATCCAATCCACATAGTGGCCGGCAAACCCATAAAGGATTTGTCCACTGTCACACTTGGCCTTCAGGGGAAACATAGGGTCCTGGGTTTGCTGCAGAGCCTTTGGCGTTAATGCCAGGTCAAACCCGTTGGTCACCCCGCCAATCAGCCACTGGGTTTCTCCTCCAGGAACCTGACCGTAAGGAAAATAGGCGGGCCCACCAGAATCGCCGTGACAGGCCCCCTGCCCGGGTTTGGCCTGAAGGAGCAAAAGATTCTGAAAAAAGGTAGAAAACAAATACTCTCGGTATTCAACGTCAATCGTGTAGAGCTGCCCGGCAATCACCTCAAAGTCGGAAGCGACTCGATTACCGAAACCGGCCAGAGTCAGCTGCTGATGAGGCTTCATCTGGTCCGAATCGCGCAGAATTTCAAGGGGTCGATAATGAGGCAGGGTCGGGTCTTGTCCATCTCGATTGGGGATTCCCCCCTTGAACTGAACAACCGCAATGTCCATATTCGGGAAATAGTTGGCCCAATCTGGAGTCCCATAGACTTCCACGCGAATAATTTCTCGCAGCCTTGTTGGGATGAGCATATCCGTATCGGGACCAAAGTAGACTCTGAGTTCCTGGATGGACTTACCCGCCATACAGTGTTTGGCCGTCAGAATGAGGTCTTCACCAATAATAGAGCCTGTACAAAAAGTACGATGGTGATTACCGGTAACGGCGACAAAGGCCACGGTATTGAATTGGCCGGGATGGTTTTTTCCCTCGGACCCTTGGGGAACAGGCACTCCACCGACGATAGCCTGAGCCATTTCAGACAAGAACAAGGCGACGATCATCAAAGCCACCATGATCAGCTCTGACAACAGCAATCGTCTTGCTTCATTTTCCGAATAGACTCCGCGCTTGCCCTTCACCAAAATTCCCCTTTGTCGCCAGTCCCTTGCACCCAACTGAGCTAAAATAACTGAATGCTCTAAGATCTTTTGAGAAGGCCCATCTAAATCAATTTTTTATGGCTGGAGCAAAGCCAGAATGTCGCTTTTTGTCCCCACCAAATCTGTAGGCCCGTCAATTCCACTACTTAGAAGCTTCCTCCCGGAGAATCGGCAAGGAATATTTACCTGGCTCAACGAGACCGATAATTCGCAGCATAAGGTCCGCTTATGGAGCAACACTTTTTTGAGCTGGTTCCATGAAAGCTTTACTCCCCCGAGTACTTGGTTCTGTCCTTTGCGGAAAGGCCCCGATACAACCGCCTTAATCAACCATGGGAGAAGTTAAATGCGTCGATTAATGCGAATCGTGACTCTGATCGGGCTTGTAATAATGGGCCCCGGCCTGGCATCTGGAGCAGAACAGACTCCGCCGCTAAAGCCATCGGAGAAGATGGGCCAGATTCTGAAGTCTATGGCTGAACTTCGGCAGCGCCATGTGGATATGTTTGGTGTGCGCCCCTCCCACACCTGGCCCCTTTCCCAGAGGTTGATGACCAAAAGGCAGAATTGCTCAGGCCCTTCTGGGGAACAACTTCAGGAGGCCATCAAATCAGGCCTGGTGGATAGAAAGATCGAAAACAAGGACTTTCAGGATGGCTGTTCCCGGGACGACAACCCGGTGGCCGACGAACGCTCCTTTAATTGCTTTCAAATCGGCAAATGGCAAGCAGGGGCTTTACCCATCGCCAAGCAGATTCTCGACAGCCTCCCCTCCTTGTCATTTAAGGTAGTTCTTGTCTACAAGGACACCCCTAAGGAGTTGGGCGATATCCTCATTGATTACTTTAACTTTGATCTCCCAGCCTACTGTTCTGAATTGGCAGGCCAGTATGCTTCCGGAGAGGCGCGAAGCTTTAATGAATTCCTAGAAGATCGTCGGGCATTTGGCAGGGTTCTGGGTGCGGCTGTTGATCATCTTGAGTCCGCCAAGAAACAGGCTGAAGACCAAGGCATTTGATTATTTGATTGTCACTGGAAGGGTGGTGGGGACCACTTGGGGCGCCGTCGGAGGAGGCTATTCTTCGACGGCTTTTTCTTTTTTGATGACTTCGACTTCCGCACTGATGCGGAACTTGTGTTCCTCCACAAATCGCGAGGCCTCGTCGACGAAATCAATTTTACTGATAATCCGTACAACCTCGTTGCCAACCCTGTCCAAAAGCTCTTCCTTGCTCTTTGAGGCGCTTTGGAGAAGTAGGTTCATCACATCTTTCGGGAGTCTCACTTCCGCCAAATAACTGCGAATACTCTCCTCCGTCATAAAGGCAGCGCCAATTCCGGCAGAGATCACCTTTTTAATGGCATCAGATACGCCTTTGCTGCGAGGGTCCCCTTCGCCCTCAGGGGAAGAGAAATCTGCGACAAACTCCTCATCCCCACTGGAAGATTGATCCGCCTCGGCCGTTTTTCCATTTTTAGTCTTATTTGCCATACAACTCTTTAACCCTCTTATGGTAGGAGGCCATCATATTGGGCAGATTGACATTGACTAAGGCCTTGGCGATTGGGCCCGGAACAAACATTTTGAACTTGGCATCAACACCGTAGGTGGCTCGAACCCGCCCCTCGGACTCTTCGGCAAGGCGCCAATAGCCGTTGGAAATTTTAAACAGGTCACCTGACTCGAATTCCCACTCAATGCCCTTTCCTGGCTTTTCTGTAATCCACAATCGATAGGCGAAGTTCTTGATGAGAAATATCTGAAACTCAACAAGCTTTCTCCCACCCTCTTCCTTCACCACCAGGCACTTGGTGACTTCGGAAAGAAACTTGGGGTAATTGGGATAGTCCGACACGATTGAGTAGAGCTCTGTCGGCGAACAATTGAAGACTTCTGTTGTTTCTGCTCCTGCCATGACCTCACCTTTGTTTGCCTAAAATCTTAGCTACATTTGCTCATCTTGACAAGCTATGGAATTCCCAAAGGGGGCTCACGCCCTCACTTCAAACAACCTGGAAGTTCAGTTAGAATTTCTTTCACCAACAGACTGAGTTCCTCAGAATTGCGGCGCACGGCCTGAACACTGGCCGCCACATTGTCCCCCGTGTTGCGAATGGGATCAAAGGAACCCTTTTCGATGAATACATTATGCCCTTCCAGTGGCGACAGTTCACCGTGCCACACTCTCATCACCTGGGCCAACTCAGCCAAATATCCAGCAATATTGTC
This is a stretch of genomic DNA from Pseudobdellovibrionaceae bacterium. It encodes these proteins:
- a CDS encoding TIGR00159 family protein, coding for MLQNFVDNIMMIFSQLRLMDLVDLFLVWVVVYRVLHLTKRSGAVQILSGLGILAIAYLVSIWLELMTFNWLLEKFFSNLFLIVVILFQTEIRQALAQIGSNPFLSGASRLEETHIVEELAKAVILLAQKGYGALIVIEREIALDYFVEMGTKLDAIVNSETITSLFHPASPLHDGALVVREGRLYSAGCFLPLSKNPVLDRNLGTRHRAAIGLTEETDALVLVVSEENKSVGVVHGGQLQPELDHAAVRQMLYDSFGLKLRVERSLA
- a CDS encoding ATP-dependent metallopeptidase FtsH/Yme1/Tma family protein, with the translated sequence MRSPQKTMALWAMLIVVAILLFQMYEAQRHTLIRDFDYPKFLKALEAGEIESVTFNKDTGEIEGDVRTEYKDKYSGRHFQILGNTDSEGFKIVRENGITPKYIGSDNSLMTSVFLNWLPLIIIIGMFMFFMRQIQVGGGKAMSFGKSRARLLTENKNKVTFKDVAGVEEAKEDLQEIVAFLKEPKKFTRLGGRIPKGVLLVGPPGTGKTLLGRAVAGEANVPFFTISGSDFVEMFVGVGASRVRDLFEQGKKNAPCLIFIDEIDAVGRHRGAGMGGGHDEREQTLNQLLVEMDGFESNEGVILIAATNRPDVLDPALLRPGRFDRRVVVNKPDLKGRRKILEVHTRKTPLSAEVNLDRIARGTPGFSGADLENLVNEAALQAARENKPKIEQEDFEKAKDKVMMGSERKSMVISEKDRKITAYHEAGHTLVGKKVPDLDPIHKVTIIPRGMALGLTQTLPEEDQLNLSKKKAESMIAFLFGGRAAEELVFQDYTTGAGNDIERATELARRMVCEWGMSSKLGPLALERREGPVFLGMQSSQQRDYSDAKAEEIDKEVYRLVMEGYELAKKVLNDNIDVLHRMAEALLEHETIDGEEVEIIVKGGGLQEINERRGMKQEKLVQERKAAEEEEAKKKLVEEEKAKEEDDDRDPVGNPGPVTA
- the tilS gene encoding tRNA lysidine(34) synthetase TilS, which codes for MATVLLKKKTSLNAFEHQVIRQLRPLELNGAVLLLAVSGGRDSMTLLHLMTRVSAVLKVELAVAHVHHGPAGGKKGRFRRQAWELVARESQRLGLRLYSNVCPHNWHSKSWRMKWLVSPRSPLKSEDELRDFRHGLLETWRSELQAQKGQRTFTLTAHHQDDLLETRMIRLIRGSGLKGLRAMGLCDGILLRPLIGLSRQQVSEYGKSCSLTWVEDPSNQQVDPLRNWLRHEWLPALEKRRRSAVATLARSLELIANEGEDDLGESEMGVRVLDRRKYLEMTREQKKRTIASYLRRLGVKGYGQSHVEEIIKRLDSSRRELRFTVLKWDWFVNAEQIRAFRPEGEPGIN
- a CDS encoding sigma-70 family RNA polymerase sigma factor, with translation MDKSHPAQTKDEDSWGQLMAQAQAGSSQHFVQLLQEVSEFIRPFLVKRMGGMDQAEDVLQEVLLTLHRARHTYDPDRPFKPWLYAVANSRVMEFWRKHKRREEYESPLIDEQAEMLVAEEEISRFEVDTLKKALGGLSDSQQEIIRLLKIEGHSVKEVAEMLSMSEAAVKVAAHRGYKKIFEAFHHGR
- a CDS encoding DUF1109 family protein, whose translation is MADKISTNDLINQLSLDLTEVTPPKPIWWTVGQWLILCLFVAIVANTLMGYDPQVWQALMSPLFLLKQLVLLAASAISVYGAISISLPGQEKSWPRAWAVGLSVFWLVFLLFFLGRDIAERGTDSLFFHWGMFCVKWILITALPLGVFLILRVRAGYPLHRGWAGFLTLTAAGTFSGFALQFHCFGDPFHSLLWHLVPVYLIGGSGILVGQFLLRSK
- a CDS encoding trypsin-like serine protease, which translates into the protein MKGKRGVYSENEARRLLLSELIMVALMIVALFLSEMAQAIVGGVPVPQGSEGKNHPGQFNTVAFVAVTGNHHRTFCTGSIIGEDLILTAKHCMAGKSIQELRVYFGPDTDMLIPTRLREIIRVEVYGTPDWANYFPNMDIAVVQFKGGIPNRDGQDPTLPHYRPLEILRDSDQMKPHQQLTLAGFGNRVASDFEVIAGQLYTIDVEYREYLFSTFFQNLLLLQAKPGQGACHGDSGGPAYFPYGQVPGGETQWLIGGVTNGFDLALTPKALQQTQDPMFPLKAKCDSGQILYGFAGHYVDWIEATFGTQLPRSSWNTRSQKKRHIGYGQKKSFVDWCANTALDEKGWLTARTLVLEASKRKGSDESERDLFLNCGRVEELLSEVTHLEFDENATLDSLLPLTTLPRLHSLELSGRKDLDELGLDDLALAPEIKKLKINSSILRRHEALRGLSGSLESLTISNSGLKNLSFLGGFSKLTELDVRGNSLSELGPALQLRSLQTLHASGNQLEHVSGIEELKNLMILNLATNGIRQMPLLKNLERLVQLDVSANRLDGLEFLQGFKGAYLRELRVSDNRIESGQELLRNLTGLTLLSMNKTGIKDLGLCAGMKDLKRLEASGNGVETLEVFRQASHGFIGLQRMVLTFNLIENYSPLAGLKNLTGLWVNGNPLSNGDPAPSDQNCPLKSANSALDRTCRNLRR
- a CDS encoding SRPBCC family protein, yielding MAGAETTEVFNCSPTELYSIVSDYPNYPKFLSEVTKCLVVKEEGGRKLVEFQIFLIKNFAYRLWITEKPGKGIEWEFESGDLFKISNGYWRLAEESEGRVRATYGVDAKFKMFVPGPIAKALVNVNLPNMMASYHKRVKELYGK